From a region of the Nitrospira sp. genome:
- a CDS encoding 1-deoxy-D-xylulose-5-phosphate reductoisomerase, which yields MKSIIILGSTGSIGTNTLDIVQRFPDEFRVVGLTAGSNIDKLEEQIRRFRPKAVAVSTESSAAVLQKRCAGLPVEIMAGEEGIAQVASGLDAELVISAIVGAAGLVPTLSAIRSGKHIALANKEPMVMAGKLMQDEARQHGVRIFPVDSEHSAIFQSLEGHRIEDVRRLILTASGGALWTLPQEQLQDVTPERALQHPNWKMGSKITIDSATLMNKGLEIVEARWLFNIPESNIDVMVHRESIIHSLVEYKDRSIIAQLGLPDMRTPISYAMRYPARMALDLPSLDLTEIGQLTFCKPDHDRFPCLNLGYESLRIGGTMPAAMNAANEIAVEAFLNHGLRFIEIAQVIRSTMEAHPHREITCLDDALEADRWAREKAETLVHALPR from the coding sequence ATGAAGTCGATTATCATCTTGGGGTCGACCGGATCGATCGGAACCAATACGCTCGATATCGTTCAGCGATTTCCCGATGAATTTCGTGTCGTCGGGCTGACGGCCGGCAGTAATATCGACAAGCTTGAAGAGCAGATCCGCCGGTTCAGACCCAAAGCCGTCGCCGTCTCGACGGAGTCCTCCGCAGCCGTGCTTCAAAAGCGCTGTGCCGGTCTTCCGGTTGAGATCATGGCCGGCGAAGAAGGAATTGCACAGGTGGCATCCGGGCTGGATGCCGAACTGGTCATTTCCGCCATCGTGGGCGCGGCCGGCCTCGTACCAACCTTATCGGCAATCCGCAGCGGAAAGCACATCGCCTTGGCCAATAAAGAACCGATGGTGATGGCCGGCAAGTTGATGCAGGATGAAGCCCGGCAACATGGTGTCCGGATTTTTCCGGTCGATAGCGAACACAGCGCGATCTTTCAGTCCTTGGAAGGGCATCGGATTGAAGATGTCCGGCGACTGATTCTCACCGCATCCGGCGGAGCCCTCTGGACACTTCCGCAAGAACAGCTTCAGGACGTGACCCCCGAACGGGCCCTGCAGCATCCAAACTGGAAGATGGGGTCCAAGATCACCATCGACTCGGCCACGCTGATGAATAAAGGCTTGGAAATCGTGGAAGCCCGCTGGCTCTTCAATATCCCCGAGTCCAATATCGACGTCATGGTTCATCGGGAAAGCATCATTCACTCTCTGGTAGAATATAAGGATCGATCGATCATCGCCCAATTGGGACTTCCGGACATGCGAACTCCTATCTCGTACGCCATGCGCTATCCAGCCAGAATGGCTCTCGACCTCCCCTCACTGGACCTGACGGAGATCGGACAATTGACCTTCTGCAAGCCCGACCATGATCGCTTTCCCTGTCTCAATCTCGGGTACGAGTCGCTTCGAATCGGCGGCACCATGCCCGCCGCTATGAATGCCGCGAATGAAATTGCCGTCGAGGCATTCCTGAACCACGGTCTTCGCTTCATCGAAATCGCTCAGGTCATCCGTAGTACGATGGAGGCGCATCCCCATCGCGAAATCACCTGCCTGGATGACGCATTGGAAGCGGATCGATGGGCGAGAGAGAAGGCGGAAACGCTGGTGCATGCGTTGCCTCGCTGA
- a CDS encoding TldD/PmbA family protein, protein MLQTYSHLKETGNGYAQLAADVLTRAKACGATEADIVVADGETFSVQVRVGTVDRLTKAREKRLGLRVFIGKRSATTSTSNFSQDSLERLVADTCTLAGAVVEDDVSGLPEAAQMATDQPGLDLYDGTVLDTETQIDWAKRGEAAAFAADPRVTNSEGAEFDSSSGRVVLANSHGFVGSYKSSNFSLSVSPIATESETGAMQRDAWYEVQRKFARLASAESIGQEAARRAVRRLGARKVATKRVPVVFDQDTAGSLLANLCSAVSGYGLYKRASFLLDKLGQPIASDLMTIYDDGRMVGGLGSRPFDGEGLATRKNTIVERGVLKSYLLDTYSGKKLGLPSTGNASRSVGESPSVGPTNFYLVPGSKSPQDIIGSVKDGLYVTELIGFGINMVTGDYSRGACGFWIENGELTYPVEEITIAGNLKQMFKDIEVIGDDLVFRGRIASPTLKISELMVAGN, encoded by the coding sequence ATGCTCCAGACGTATTCGCATCTCAAGGAAACAGGCAACGGCTATGCGCAGCTCGCTGCCGATGTGCTGACTCGAGCCAAGGCGTGCGGCGCAACGGAAGCCGATATTGTGGTGGCCGACGGCGAGACCTTTTCGGTCCAAGTGCGGGTGGGCACCGTCGATCGATTGACCAAGGCGCGAGAGAAGCGGCTGGGCTTGCGGGTGTTCATTGGGAAGCGATCGGCGACCACGTCCACGTCCAATTTCTCACAGGACTCTCTCGAACGGCTCGTGGCAGATACCTGCACCCTAGCCGGCGCCGTTGTTGAGGATGACGTATCGGGCTTACCTGAGGCTGCGCAGATGGCGACAGACCAGCCGGGCCTCGATCTCTATGATGGGACCGTGCTCGATACGGAAACTCAGATCGATTGGGCCAAGCGGGGAGAAGCGGCGGCCTTCGCGGCCGACCCCCGCGTGACGAATTCCGAAGGAGCGGAGTTCGATTCGTCATCAGGACGAGTAGTTCTGGCGAACAGCCACGGGTTCGTCGGTTCTTACAAGAGCTCGAACTTTTCACTATCCGTCTCTCCGATCGCGACCGAGTCCGAGACGGGAGCCATGCAGCGGGATGCCTGGTACGAGGTGCAGCGTAAGTTTGCGCGGCTGGCCTCGGCCGAATCGATCGGGCAAGAAGCGGCACGACGAGCGGTTCGCCGCCTCGGTGCGCGCAAGGTGGCGACGAAGCGGGTGCCGGTGGTGTTCGATCAAGATACGGCCGGGAGCCTGCTGGCTAACTTGTGCAGTGCGGTTTCCGGCTATGGTCTCTACAAACGGGCTTCGTTTCTTCTCGATAAACTGGGCCAGCCGATCGCGTCCGATCTGATGACCATCTATGATGACGGGAGGATGGTGGGCGGTCTGGGGTCTCGCCCATTTGATGGCGAGGGGCTGGCTACGCGGAAAAATACAATTGTCGAACGTGGCGTGCTGAAGAGCTACTTGCTCGATACCTATTCCGGAAAGAAACTGGGACTGCCTTCGACCGGAAACGCGTCACGGAGCGTGGGCGAAAGTCCTTCCGTCGGCCCGACGAACTTTTATCTCGTCCCCGGATCAAAGAGCCCACAGGACATCATCGGTTCAGTGAAGGACGGGCTCTATGTCACCGAGTTGATCGGGTTCGGAATCAATATGGTGACCGGGGATTATTCTCGGGGAGCCTGCGGGTTCTGGATCGAGAACGGGGAGTTGACCTACCCGGTTGAAGAAATCACGATCGCCGGGAATTTGAAACAGATGTTCAAGGATATCGAAGTGATCGGGGACGATCTCGTGTTCCGGGGGCGCATTGCGAGCCCGACACTGAAGATCTCCGAGCTGATGGTGGCAGGCAACTGA
- a CDS encoding isoprenyl transferase — protein sequence MAHQPSSSLAHLSESELTAKLEPELLPKHVAVIMDGNGRWAELRGLPRIAGHREGINSVREMITLCLELGIHALTIYAFSQENWNRPTQEINALMGLLEHYLSTERASLIEQGVRFRAIGRHDLLPSSAQHWVRTTEKETSHLDKLILTVALSYGGRAEIVDAVKALIEDVQAGTVQPSMVDETTIQQYLYTHPLSDPDLLIRTSGETRISNFLLWQLAYTELCFTPTLWPDFRRREFLLALIEYQRRERRFGRVLSTVSS from the coding sequence ATGGCACACCAGCCGTCCTCAAGCCTCGCCCACCTCTCTGAAAGTGAGCTGACCGCCAAGTTGGAGCCCGAACTCCTCCCGAAACATGTAGCGGTGATCATGGACGGCAACGGGCGTTGGGCGGAGCTTCGCGGTCTCCCTCGCATCGCCGGCCATCGGGAAGGTATCAACTCCGTGAGGGAGATGATTACTCTGTGTCTGGAGCTCGGCATCCATGCCCTCACCATCTATGCGTTTTCGCAGGAAAATTGGAACCGCCCAACGCAAGAAATCAACGCGCTGATGGGTCTCTTGGAACATTACCTTTCTACCGAACGTGCCAGTCTGATCGAGCAGGGTGTTCGCTTCCGCGCCATCGGCCGCCACGATCTTCTTCCTTCATCGGCCCAACACTGGGTTCGCACGACCGAGAAGGAGACCTCACATCTTGACAAATTGATCCTCACCGTAGCTCTCAGCTACGGAGGGCGAGCTGAGATCGTCGATGCGGTGAAGGCATTGATCGAGGACGTCCAGGCCGGGACCGTACAACCGAGCATGGTCGATGAAACCACGATCCAACAGTACCTGTACACTCATCCGCTCTCGGACCCTGATTTACTCATTCGGACGAGCGGAGAAACCAGGATCAGCAATTTTCTCTTATGGCAACTGGCCTACACGGAACTGTGCTTCACCCCGACCTTGTGGCCGGATTTTCGACGACGGGAGTTTCTGCTGGCGCTGATCGAATATCAAAGACGTGAACGTCGCTTTGGCCGAGTCCTAAGCACCGTGTCATCCTAA
- the tldD gene encoding metalloprotease TldD, translated as MPEPVQLTNFGVTELEAQHALDRLKVRDVDYADLYFESRTSESVSMEEGIVKRAAKSVSQGVGVRATAGEKTGFAYSDELTKKDLEIAADTARYIANSPKGESPVPVPTQRRPTRDLYPIERATAEVATADRVALLNEIDAEARRYDPRIKNVMASFNTEYKVVAVATSDGTLVGDIQPLSRLQITCIAEDHENRQVGSFGGGGRVGFEYYREDNRHLSYAREAAREAILNLSAVDAPAGVMPVVLAGGWPGILLHEAIGHGLEADFNRKKTSAFSSLIGKRVASDVCTIVDDGTLPFRRGSLNMDDEGTPTSCTTLIEKGILRRYITDKLNARLMGIPLTGNGRRESYQSVVLPRMTNTFMLAGESDPQDIIRSVKKGLYAVSFGGGQVDITNGKFVFSASEAYLIEDGRITKPVKGATLIGNGPEILTKVSMVGHDLKLDNGIGTCGKDGQSVPVGVGLPTIKIEEITVGGTQG; from the coding sequence ATGCCCGAGCCGGTCCAATTGACAAACTTTGGTGTCACCGAACTTGAAGCCCAGCATGCACTCGACCGGTTGAAGGTGCGGGATGTTGATTATGCAGATCTCTATTTCGAGTCCCGCACGTCGGAGTCGGTTTCCATGGAGGAAGGCATCGTCAAACGCGCCGCCAAGAGTGTCTCCCAAGGAGTCGGGGTCCGGGCGACTGCAGGCGAAAAGACCGGGTTCGCGTACTCGGACGAATTGACGAAGAAGGATTTGGAGATTGCGGCCGACACCGCCCGCTACATCGCCAATTCACCGAAGGGAGAGTCCCCCGTTCCGGTCCCCACACAGCGACGACCGACGAGAGACCTGTATCCGATCGAGCGAGCGACGGCCGAAGTGGCGACCGCTGATCGTGTGGCGCTGTTGAATGAAATCGATGCTGAGGCTCGGCGGTATGACCCCCGTATTAAGAACGTGATGGCATCGTTCAACACGGAATATAAGGTGGTGGCCGTTGCGACATCTGATGGGACCTTAGTCGGCGATATCCAGCCGTTGTCACGCCTCCAGATCACCTGCATCGCTGAAGATCATGAGAATCGCCAAGTCGGAAGTTTCGGTGGGGGAGGCCGGGTTGGGTTCGAATATTACCGAGAAGACAACCGCCATTTAAGCTATGCCCGAGAGGCCGCGAGAGAGGCGATCCTAAATCTTTCCGCCGTCGACGCTCCCGCCGGAGTGATGCCCGTCGTGCTCGCCGGAGGGTGGCCCGGGATCCTCTTGCACGAGGCGATCGGGCATGGATTGGAAGCCGACTTCAACCGCAAGAAAACGTCGGCCTTTTCAAGCTTGATCGGAAAGCGCGTGGCGTCGGACGTGTGTACCATCGTCGATGATGGGACGCTCCCGTTCCGCCGCGGCTCGTTGAATATGGATGATGAAGGAACGCCGACCAGCTGCACGACGCTCATTGAAAAGGGCATCCTTCGTCGGTATATCACCGACAAGCTGAACGCACGTCTCATGGGGATACCCCTGACTGGGAACGGCCGGCGGGAGAGTTATCAAAGCGTGGTGCTTCCCCGAATGACGAATACTTTCATGCTGGCCGGCGAGTCGGATCCTCAAGATATCATCCGGTCGGTCAAGAAAGGGCTCTATGCCGTCTCCTTCGGAGGGGGACAGGTCGATATCACCAACGGGAAATTCGTGTTTTCTGCGAGCGAAGCATATCTCATCGAGGACGGCCGTATCACCAAGCCGGTGAAGGGAGCGACGTTGATTGGGAATGGGCCGGAGATCCTCACCAAGGTATCGATGGTGGGACACGATCTGAAACTCGACAATGGAATCGGAACGTGCGGCAAAGACGGCCAGTCGGTGCCGGTCGGAGTCGGGTTACCGACCATCAAGATCGAGGAAATTACAGTCGGCGGGACCCAGGGATAG
- a CDS encoding phosphatidate cytidylyltransferase, protein MTTSPARTRRFDLRRLYTAAALIPAVYVIIAYLAPWALTLLLIAVGSMALLELYRLSFQSRLNRLLVGVGLATFVMVLARSHVSLSLPELLIAGTLVVGATVFFVAPSAEHRWKDAFIILFGVLYVGFPLSTVVSTRSLPSGEFLVLFLAAVTWASDTGAYYAGTLWGKHLLIPSISPKKTVEGVLGGLALAAGAALLAQQWFAFQLSLSDALILGVLLTGAGLIGDLFESVIKRRTGVKDSGGILPGHGGMLDRLDSLLFTAPTFYYYVACVRGLSPSL, encoded by the coding sequence GTGACCACCTCACCAGCACGCACTCGTCGATTCGATCTTCGGCGTCTCTACACCGCGGCGGCGCTGATCCCGGCCGTGTATGTCATCATCGCCTATCTTGCTCCCTGGGCCTTGACGCTCCTCTTGATCGCCGTCGGTTCCATGGCCCTACTGGAACTCTATCGCCTCAGTTTCCAATCACGCTTGAACCGTCTCCTTGTCGGCGTCGGGTTGGCAACCTTTGTCATGGTACTCGCCCGCTCTCATGTGTCCCTCAGCTTACCGGAGCTGTTGATCGCCGGTACGCTCGTCGTGGGGGCGACCGTTTTCTTCGTCGCTCCATCGGCGGAGCATCGATGGAAAGATGCGTTTATCATCCTCTTCGGCGTGCTCTACGTCGGCTTCCCCCTTAGCACCGTGGTCTCGACCCGCTCACTGCCGTCCGGTGAATTCCTAGTCCTCTTCCTGGCGGCGGTCACCTGGGCTTCCGACACCGGCGCCTACTACGCCGGAACGCTCTGGGGGAAACACTTGCTTATCCCGTCGATCAGTCCAAAGAAGACCGTCGAGGGGGTACTCGGAGGACTCGCGCTCGCCGCGGGGGCCGCACTCCTGGCTCAGCAGTGGTTTGCCTTTCAGCTTTCATTGTCGGATGCGCTGATTCTCGGCGTGCTCTTGACCGGAGCGGGGCTGATTGGAGACCTGTTCGAATCGGTGATCAAACGTCGGACGGGAGTCAAAGACTCCGGGGGGATCCTGCCGGGCCACGGCGGTATGTTGGACCGGCTCGATAGTCTCTTGTTCACCGCCCCCACCTTCTACTACTATGTCGCCTGCGTCCGCGGCCTGTCGCCGTCTCTATAG
- the rseP gene encoding RIP metalloprotease RseP has translation MTSAFAWSPDTLWLLLQKAWWFLVVLGVLVAFHELGHFLAARWVGVKVLKFSLGFGPKLFGRQVGETEYLVSAVPLGGYVKLFGEDETEATTPDDRRRSFSHQGLWGKVLIVAAGPGFNFILAYLIFAGWLSTGAPLFVPTFRDLSADVEALVPGSPASVAGIEVGDRVVGVNGKEISTKTELLDVVSKSKGQPVSLQVRREGQLKTFTATPVPMAGDGAAGDEPLYTIGVEETPPLVTSVMHGSPAAAAGLQPGDRVATIDGQAIYTWAQMTTQVREHPQKPLQVEVLRDGKRTALTVTPTSEKMTVNGQTLEVGKIGISGPGRSLMRSDNAAEAVYQGLEATWGWTELTAIGLYKMIVGDISSKNIGGPLTIANISGEAASQGASSVVFLIAILSINLGVLNLLPIPILDGGHLLFFLIEGILRKPLGERQREVAQQVGLVLLVGVMIFAFWNDLERIFSR, from the coding sequence ATGACGTCCGCATTTGCCTGGTCCCCCGATACCTTGTGGCTTCTCCTCCAGAAGGCCTGGTGGTTCCTTGTGGTGCTCGGCGTGCTGGTCGCTTTCCATGAGCTCGGCCATTTTCTAGCCGCCCGATGGGTTGGAGTCAAAGTCCTCAAGTTTTCGCTTGGCTTCGGCCCGAAACTATTCGGCCGCCAGGTCGGCGAAACCGAGTATCTCGTATCTGCCGTCCCGCTCGGCGGCTATGTCAAATTGTTCGGCGAAGATGAAACGGAAGCGACGACCCCCGACGACCGCCGGCGGTCGTTTTCGCACCAGGGTCTTTGGGGAAAGGTCCTCATCGTAGCAGCCGGACCCGGGTTTAATTTCATTCTGGCGTATTTGATCTTCGCCGGATGGCTGTCGACCGGCGCCCCGCTCTTTGTCCCGACATTCCGCGATCTGAGCGCCGATGTCGAGGCACTTGTTCCCGGTTCTCCTGCATCGGTCGCGGGGATAGAGGTCGGTGACCGCGTGGTCGGGGTCAACGGCAAAGAGATCTCGACCAAGACCGAGCTGCTGGATGTCGTATCCAAGAGCAAAGGGCAGCCTGTCTCCCTCCAAGTCCGACGGGAGGGGCAACTGAAAACCTTCACGGCAACCCCGGTGCCGATGGCGGGAGACGGAGCGGCCGGAGACGAACCGCTGTATACGATTGGCGTTGAAGAAACCCCACCGTTAGTCACCTCAGTCATGCATGGGTCGCCCGCGGCTGCAGCGGGACTCCAGCCCGGGGATCGCGTGGCCACGATAGACGGTCAAGCCATCTATACCTGGGCGCAGATGACCACCCAGGTGAGGGAACACCCGCAGAAGCCCTTGCAAGTCGAGGTGCTCCGCGATGGGAAACGCACTGCGTTGACGGTCACGCCGACCAGCGAAAAAATGACGGTCAACGGACAAACCTTGGAGGTGGGGAAGATCGGCATCTCCGGCCCGGGTCGTTCTTTGATGCGTTCCGACAACGCCGCAGAAGCCGTCTATCAAGGTCTTGAAGCCACGTGGGGATGGACCGAACTGACCGCGATTGGTCTCTACAAAATGATCGTGGGCGACATTTCAAGCAAAAATATCGGCGGACCGCTGACCATCGCCAATATTTCTGGTGAAGCCGCCTCTCAAGGCGCCTCCAGCGTCGTATTCCTCATCGCCATCCTCAGCATCAATCTCGGAGTCCTCAACCTGCTGCCGATCCCCATTCTGGACGGCGGCCACTTGCTCTTTTTCTTGATTGAGGGCATTCTGCGCAAACCGCTCGGCGAACGGCAACGGGAGGTGGCCCAGCAAGTCGGGTTGGTGTTGCTGGTTGGTGTGATGATCTTCGCGTTCTGGAATGACCTGGAACGCATCTTCTCCCGCTAG